The Staphylococcus carnosus genome has a segment encoding these proteins:
- the mnmE gene encoding tRNA uridine-5-carboxymethylaminomethyl(34) synthesis GTPase MnmE produces the protein MDLDTITSISTPMGEGAIGIVRLSGKEAVEITDKLYKGKKPLAEVESHTINYGHIVDPETNEVVEEVMVSVLRAPKTFTREDIVEINCHGGILTINHVLELTMSYGARLAEPGEYTKRAFLNGRIDLSQAEAVMDFIRSKTDRASKVAMNQIEGRLSDMIKRQRQSILEILAQVEVNIDYPEYDDVEDATTEFLLKQSKEIKEDIDKLLATGTQGKIMREGLSTVIVGKPNVGKSSMLNNLIQDNKAIVTEVAGTTRDVLEEYVNVRGVPLRLVDTAGIRETEDIVEKIGVERSRKALSEADLILFVLNYNEGLTEEDRKLYEVIKNEDAIIIVNKTDLEQHLDLDEVKAMVGDMPVIETSMLKQEGIDQLEEQIRDLFFGGEVQNQDMTYVSNSRHISLLKQARNAIQDAIDAAEAGVPMDMVQIDLTRTWQILGEIIGESASDELIDQLFSQFCLGK, from the coding sequence ATGGATTTAGATACGATTACAAGTATCTCCACTCCAATGGGTGAGGGTGCAATCGGTATTGTCAGATTATCTGGTAAAGAAGCTGTTGAAATAACGGATAAGTTATATAAAGGAAAGAAACCATTAGCCGAGGTAGAATCACATACAATTAATTATGGACATATCGTTGATCCTGAAACCAATGAAGTGGTTGAAGAAGTTATGGTATCTGTGCTGCGGGCACCAAAAACATTTACAAGAGAAGATATCGTTGAGATTAATTGCCATGGCGGTATTTTAACGATTAATCATGTTCTTGAATTGACAATGTCATATGGCGCAAGATTAGCTGAACCTGGTGAATACACAAAACGTGCTTTCTTAAATGGCAGAATTGATTTATCGCAAGCAGAAGCAGTAATGGACTTTATCCGTTCTAAGACAGACCGAGCGTCTAAAGTTGCAATGAATCAAATTGAAGGCCGTTTGAGTGATATGATTAAACGCCAGCGTCAATCTATTTTAGAAATCTTAGCGCAAGTTGAAGTGAACATCGATTATCCAGAATATGATGATGTTGAAGATGCGACAACAGAGTTCTTATTAAAGCAGTCTAAAGAAATTAAAGAAGATATTGATAAGCTTTTAGCAACAGGAACTCAAGGCAAGATTATGCGAGAAGGGTTGTCTACAGTTATTGTAGGTAAGCCGAATGTTGGTAAGTCTTCGATGCTTAATAACTTAATTCAAGATAATAAGGCGATTGTTACAGAAGTAGCCGGCACAACAAGAGATGTCTTAGAAGAATATGTTAATGTACGCGGTGTGCCTTTACGTTTAGTAGATACTGCAGGCATTCGCGAAACTGAAGATATCGTAGAAAAAATCGGTGTAGAACGTTCAAGAAAAGCGTTAAGCGAAGCAGATTTGATCTTATTTGTACTTAATTATAATGAAGGCCTTACAGAAGAAGACCGTAAATTATATGAAGTCATTAAAAATGAAGATGCGATTATCATTGTGAATAAAACTGACCTTGAACAACATTTAGACTTAGATGAAGTGAAAGCGATGGTCGGAGATATGCCAGTGATTGAAACTTCAATGTTGAAACAAGAAGGTATTGATCAATTAGAAGAACAAATTCGCGACTTATTCTTTGGCGGAGAAGTGCAAAACCAAGATATGACATATGTTTCTAATTCAAGACACATTTCTTTATTAAAACAAGCGCGTAACGCGATTCAAGATGCAATAGATGCTGCAGAAGCGGGTGTACCGATGGATATGGTACAAATTGACTTAACAAGAACTTGGCAAATATTAGGAGAAATTATCGGAGAAAGTGCAAGCGACGAATTGATTGATCAATTATTCAGTCAGTTCTGTCTCGGAAAATAA